From the genome of Sphingobium sp. JS3065, one region includes:
- the cobT gene encoding nicotinate-nucleotide--dimethylbenzimidazole phosphoribosyltransferase has product MIRFNDRDAFAAALADLPAPDESAGAAAAARQAALTKPAGSLGRLEEIALFMAGWQGREKPRAERIRAAIFAGNHGVAARGVSAFPAEVTAQMVANFRHGGAAINALAGACGAELTVVALDLERPTRDICAEAAMSEAECLAAINAGAAAVEPGLDLLLPGEMGIANSTPAAALCAQSFGGAAEHWVGRGTGVDGDGLARKAQAVALALALHGAHCSDAFETLRRLGGREIAALAGAVLAARMLRVPVMLDGFIGCAAVAPLAKDNPAIVGHCLAAHMSAEGGHGRLLAALGLEPLLRLDMRLGEGSGAAVAAQILRSALAAHGGMATFAEAAVAGAL; this is encoded by the coding sequence ATGATCCGCTTTAACGATCGCGATGCCTTTGCCGCCGCGCTGGCGGATTTGCCAGCGCCGGACGAAAGCGCGGGCGCGGCGGCGGCGGCGCGGCAGGCGGCACTGACGAAGCCCGCCGGATCGCTGGGGCGGCTGGAGGAGATCGCCCTGTTCATGGCGGGCTGGCAGGGGCGGGAAAAGCCCCGGGCCGAGCGCATCCGCGCCGCGATCTTCGCGGGCAATCATGGCGTGGCGGCGCGGGGCGTCAGCGCCTTCCCGGCGGAGGTCACGGCCCAGATGGTCGCGAATTTCCGCCATGGCGGCGCGGCGATCAATGCCCTGGCGGGAGCCTGCGGTGCGGAACTGACCGTGGTGGCGCTCGATCTGGAACGGCCCACGAGGGATATTTGCGCCGAAGCCGCGATGAGCGAGGCGGAATGCCTGGCCGCGATCAATGCCGGGGCGGCGGCGGTCGAACCCGGTCTCGACCTGCTGCTGCCGGGAGAGATGGGCATCGCCAACAGCACCCCGGCGGCAGCGCTCTGCGCGCAAAGCTTTGGCGGCGCGGCGGAGCATTGGGTGGGGCGCGGGACAGGCGTGGACGGCGATGGACTGGCGCGCAAGGCGCAAGCGGTGGCGCTGGCGCTCGCCCTGCATGGGGCGCATTGCAGCGACGCCTTCGAAACGTTGCGGCGGCTGGGCGGGCGCGAGATCGCGGCGCTGGCGGGGGCCGTGCTGGCGGCGCGGATGCTGCGCGTGCCGGTAATGCTGGACGGCTTCATCGGCTGCGCGGCGGTCGCTCCGCTGGCGAAGGATAATCCGGCCATCGTCGGTCATTGCCTGGCGGCGCATATGTCGGCCGAGGGTGGGCATGGGCGGCTGCTGGCGGCGCTGGGGCTGGAACCGCTGCTGCGGCTGGACATGCGGCTGGGCGAGGGCAGCGGCGCGGCGGTCGCGGCGCAGATCCTGCGGTCGGCGCTGGCGGCGCATGGGGGCATGGCGACCTTTGCGGAAGCGGCAGTGGCTGGCGCGCTGTGA
- a CDS encoding DUF1636 domain-containing protein, whose protein sequence is MLRAVEDGASVVVCSTCRLSAESREDETGRRGGAVLSEALRKLRDGDPAYAAVAVHDMPCLFACERHCTVHLRGPGKVGYVLGDFTPDEEAARAILDYAVRHAASEEGVVRYADWPQGVKGHFIVRTPPEGFVCT, encoded by the coding sequence ATGTTGCGGGCTGTAGAAGACGGTGCGTCCGTCGTCGTCTGCTCGACCTGCCGACTGTCGGCGGAAAGCAGGGAGGATGAGACCGGACGGCGCGGCGGCGCGGTGCTGTCCGAAGCGCTTCGCAAATTGCGCGACGGCGATCCGGCCTATGCGGCGGTCGCGGTGCACGACATGCCCTGCCTCTTCGCCTGCGAACGGCATTGCACGGTGCATCTCCGGGGGCCTGGCAAGGTCGGCTATGTCCTGGGCGACTTCACGCCGGACGAGGAAGCCGCGCGCGCGATACTGGATTATGCGGTGCGCCATGCCGCGAGCGAGGAGGGCGTCGTGCGCTATGCCGACTGGCCGCAGGGGGTGAAGGGGCATTTCATCGTCCGCACCCCGCCGGAAGGCTTCGTCTGCACATGA
- a CDS encoding MarR family winged helix-turn-helix transcriptional regulator yields MEQDGVTLKDEDYAALAEFRFALRQFQAFSSERAAQMGLTPQQHQALLALRAAPAEEATVGYIARRLLLKPHSATGLVDRLEKLGLVTRHASATDRRRAQLQLTPDALDLLAKLSATHRDEIRRLRPLLNQLLARFA; encoded by the coding sequence ATGGAACAAGACGGCGTCACATTGAAAGACGAGGACTATGCGGCTCTGGCGGAATTCCGCTTCGCGCTGCGCCAGTTCCAGGCCTTCAGCAGCGAACGGGCGGCGCAGATGGGGCTGACGCCGCAGCAGCACCAGGCTTTGCTCGCCCTCCGCGCCGCGCCTGCGGAGGAGGCAACGGTCGGCTATATCGCTCGTCGTCTGTTGCTGAAACCGCATAGCGCCACCGGGCTGGTCGACCGGCTGGAGAAGCTGGGGCTGGTGACGCGCCATGCCAGCGCGACGGATCGGCGCCGGGCGCAGTTGCAACTGACGCCCGATGCGCTGGACCTGTTGGCGAAGCTGTCGGCCACGCATCGCGACGAAATCCGGCGGTTGCGCCCGCTGCTCAACCAGTTGCTCGCCCGTTTTGCCTGA